The following proteins are co-located in the Candidatus Korarchaeum sp. genome:
- a CDS encoding DNA double-strand break repair nuclease NurA: MEVEWLSLPHPLLAEFLERAEEEASQISSLIEKLAKSVNSAKSLISGLIEPLGEGKVIRVGAVDGSRSPKLSERMGARYGLIAAGALIIEGKRRISEKYIAGQFKRKQALSGEVSKYFFDLLSVYAERKIALEILDDVDLLFIDGSFYSFVYPVLRMRKQGLFGEREEEIFREVYEMTRVLSRSKKVIGVIKRSHTRAIGGFIALNSIEELKDLITVIDKLILSAIMPPRTIFRYERLIGDENVSVYTQAAYLASKSMLEDLMERAREKAYEPFRKLGLDLDDFRSLRRAQVKAHASTPVCELEHPSIDLEVWEDLFSDVTGLPVAIDLIDSSVSLSSKLTDEYVSEVEARVLERLKDKEMVRWFFHFLNPQKIF; this comes from the coding sequence ATGGAAGTCGAGTGGCTCAGCTTACCCCACCCCCTCCTAGCTGAGTTCCTCGAGAGGGCGGAGGAGGAGGCCTCTCAGATCTCCTCTCTCATAGAGAAGCTAGCGAAAAGCGTGAATTCAGCTAAGAGCTTGATCTCAGGGTTGATAGAGCCCCTGGGGGAGGGGAAGGTCATTAGAGTGGGGGCCGTTGACGGATCTCGATCCCCAAAGCTGAGCGAGAGGATGGGGGCTAGGTACGGCCTCATAGCTGCGGGGGCCCTCATAATAGAGGGGAAGAGGAGGATAAGTGAGAAGTACATAGCCGGACAGTTCAAGAGGAAGCAAGCACTTTCAGGGGAGGTAAGCAAGTATTTCTTCGATCTCCTCTCTGTATACGCTGAGAGGAAGATAGCTCTCGAGATATTGGATGATGTCGATCTCCTATTCATAGACGGAAGTTTCTACAGTTTCGTCTATCCCGTCCTGAGGATGAGGAAGCAGGGGCTGTTCGGGGAGAGGGAGGAGGAGATATTCAGGGAGGTATATGAGATGACCAGGGTGCTGAGCAGGAGTAAGAAGGTCATTGGAGTGATAAAGAGGAGTCACACTAGGGCGATAGGAGGGTTCATAGCCTTGAACTCAATAGAGGAGCTTAAAGATCTCATAACAGTGATAGATAAGCTCATACTTTCAGCTATAATGCCTCCCAGGACTATCTTCAGGTACGAGAGGTTGATAGGGGATGAGAACGTGAGCGTCTACACTCAAGCCGCCTACTTGGCCAGCAAGAGCATGCTAGAGGATCTGATGGAGAGAGCGAGGGAGAAGGCTTATGAGCCGTTCAGGAAGCTCGGTCTGGATTTGGATGATTTCAGATCATTGAGGAGGGCTCAAGTCAAGGCTCATGCTTCAACACCGGTGTGCGAGCTCGAGCACCCATCGATAGATTTAGAAGTATGGGAAGATCTGTTCAGCGATGTCACAGGGCTCCCTGTGGCCATAGATCTCATAGACTCCTCTGTGAGCCTGAGCTCCAAGCTCACTGATGAGTACGTCAGCGAAGTGGAAGCCAGGGTCTTGGAGAGGCTGAAGGATAAGGAGATGGTCAGGTGGTTCTTCCACTTCCTGAACCCTCAGAAGATATTTTAA
- a CDS encoding DUF87 domain-containing protein: protein MMKLIGRVADGSSDTSASVILLKGLEREVRAESLVLIKNGESDVLGILRRGLGRNEFLSRSSYRPEVAYLRHGGEPSAAKEVYSFDIIIIGEVVDGKVRGNRKIIAPGSPVYIFDDENPLELFIAKSAKKLSWMRAHVEGKDWLVPADAFYIPYHVGVFGSTGSGKSYFTRHVLIPFYVQNGYRAIVLDWSGEDYAPHFGGISMREIASDESSILDYISGITEGFYRNEAIRSAFEEFLQGWAEFVRGRSESELYEELKKFVQESLRKISREDWRRSAERAFQRVFRRIRPEDLSPFMGEIGVSEIIDSGQVTVIDMSGFSNEAKLSLFLSLAEELKRRMVRGQRMYIALIIDEAPQYCPYRPEGIQLRATEEIKNLAALGRKHRLNITLIAQGIAGEIGINAAIRRNLNTNFYGRLHPLDAAGEGGAKEWLGPYGITPDYLLTLEEGRFYFSGAMNPSPVPLLITFEVS from the coding sequence ATGATGAAGCTGATAGGGAGAGTGGCAGACGGGTCCTCAGATACCTCGGCCTCCGTCATCTTACTGAAGGGCTTGGAGAGGGAAGTGAGGGCCGAGAGCTTAGTCCTGATAAAGAACGGGGAGAGCGATGTCCTCGGGATACTGAGGAGAGGGCTCGGCAGGAATGAGTTCCTGAGTAGATCGAGCTACAGGCCTGAAGTGGCGTATTTGAGGCATGGGGGGGAGCCTTCAGCAGCTAAAGAAGTCTATTCATTCGATATCATAATAATAGGGGAAGTGGTCGATGGGAAGGTGAGGGGGAACAGGAAGATAATAGCCCCCGGCTCCCCTGTCTATATATTCGATGATGAGAACCCTCTTGAGCTCTTCATAGCAAAATCTGCGAAGAAATTGAGCTGGATGAGGGCTCATGTGGAGGGGAAGGATTGGCTCGTTCCTGCCGATGCTTTCTACATCCCATATCACGTCGGGGTCTTCGGGTCGACTGGCAGCGGGAAGTCCTACTTCACTAGGCACGTCCTTATACCTTTCTACGTCCAGAACGGTTACAGGGCTATAGTCTTAGATTGGAGCGGCGAGGATTACGCCCCTCACTTCGGGGGCATCAGCATGAGGGAGATAGCTTCTGATGAATCCTCAATCCTAGATTACATAAGCGGGATAACTGAGGGCTTCTACAGGAATGAAGCTATAAGGAGCGCTTTCGAGGAGTTCCTTCAGGGATGGGCTGAATTCGTTAGGGGGAGGAGTGAATCTGAACTATATGAGGAGCTCAAGAAATTCGTTCAGGAGAGCTTGAGGAAAATAAGCAGGGAAGATTGGAGGAGATCCGCTGAGAGGGCTTTTCAGAGGGTATTCAGGAGGATAAGGCCTGAGGATCTATCGCCCTTCATGGGGGAGATCGGGGTCAGCGAGATAATAGACTCGGGCCAGGTAACGGTCATAGACATGTCCGGGTTCTCGAACGAGGCTAAGCTAAGCTTGTTCCTGAGCTTAGCTGAGGAGCTCAAGAGGAGGATGGTGAGGGGCCAGAGGATGTATATAGCCCTGATAATAGATGAGGCCCCTCAGTACTGCCCATATAGGCCGGAGGGGATTCAGCTTAGGGCTACTGAGGAGATAAAGAATTTAGCTGCCCTCGGGAGGAAGCACCGCTTGAACATAACGCTCATAGCTCAGGGCATAGCTGGGGAGATAGGGATAAACGCTGCGATAAGGAGGAACTTGAACACGAATTTCTACGGGAGGCTCCACCCCTTGGATGCGGCTGGCGAGGGGGGAGCTAAGGAATGGCTTGGCCCATATGGAATAACCCCTGACTACCTCTTGACGCTCGAGGAGGGCAGATTTTACTTCTCAGGAGCTATGAACCCATCACCAGTCCCCCTTCTCATAACTTTCGAGGTGAGCTGA
- a CDS encoding CPBP family intramembrane metalloprotease, translating to MRGLITFLLVSFCSASLLDLAFYSYSQGLNQLFLSLLLTLWGFLRMYTPTLGAIIALIVSRENLRAIESYINFSWRSLKYFLLAPLYAYFSSATFLLLAHAMGLLDIDGLLQLISSSSGVTRELASVILMMQVIIAYPAALTINSIAALGEEIGWRGYLFRQLGGNFGLKSILLVGTIWGLWHSTAIAILGHNYPLLRASGIPLFILFCISSSIAMLKLTEASGSILPSVSLHGGLNALWGLAAYSTKFRGVENELYGGLGVLGIISLFIASVSTVVILKKYEARAKAEEKLES from the coding sequence ATGAGGGGCCTCATAACATTCTTGTTAGTGTCCTTCTGCTCAGCTTCCCTCCTGGACTTAGCGTTCTACTCATACTCCCAGGGGTTGAATCAGCTCTTCCTCAGCCTTCTCTTAACGCTCTGGGGATTTTTGAGGATGTATACACCGACTTTGGGGGCGATAATAGCTCTAATAGTATCCAGGGAGAATTTGAGAGCTATAGAGAGCTACATAAACTTCAGTTGGAGGTCCCTCAAGTACTTCCTGCTCGCCCCTCTGTACGCTTACTTCAGCTCAGCTACATTCCTCCTGCTAGCTCATGCGATGGGCCTTCTAGATATAGATGGCCTCTTGCAGCTTATATCCAGCAGCTCCGGGGTTACGAGGGAACTCGCTAGCGTGATATTGATGATGCAAGTGATAATAGCATACCCAGCGGCCCTGACGATAAACTCTATCGCAGCCTTAGGGGAGGAGATAGGGTGGAGGGGCTACTTATTCAGGCAGCTGGGTGGTAATTTCGGGTTGAAGAGCATCTTATTAGTCGGTACTATCTGGGGCCTCTGGCACTCAACAGCAATAGCCATTCTTGGCCATAATTACCCGCTCCTCAGGGCCTCGGGAATACCCCTCTTCATCCTCTTCTGCATCTCATCGAGCATAGCGATGCTGAAGCTCACGGAGGCTAGTGGAAGCATCCTCCCATCCGTATCCCTGCATGGGGGCTTGAATGCCCTCTGGGGGTTAGCTGCTTACTCCACTAAGTTCAGAGGAGTTGAGAATGAGTTATACGGGGGCCTAGGTGTTCTGGGAATAATATCTCTCTTCATAGCTTCAGTTTCAACTGTAGTGATACTGAAGAAGTATGAAGCTCGTGCGAAGGCTGAGGAGAAGCTTGAGAGCTAG
- a CDS encoding Lrp/AsnC family transcriptional regulator, translated as MERLDDIDLAILRILQGDCKKNIAEISEALNIPKSTVHYRISRLEKMGFIEGCYAKLNPEKLGKNFIGVTLVRAKYSPGYHEIVGEKLSKIPGVMAVYFVFGDTDFVVISRAANRDELMGIVEQMMKIEEIERTSTMVVAKVIKEDMKIQI; from the coding sequence TTGGAGAGGCTCGATGATATAGACCTAGCTATCCTGAGGATCCTCCAGGGGGACTGCAAGAAGAATATAGCTGAGATATCAGAGGCCCTGAATATACCTAAGTCGACAGTTCATTACAGGATATCCAGGCTGGAGAAGATGGGTTTCATAGAGGGATGCTACGCTAAGCTCAATCCTGAGAAATTGGGGAAGAATTTCATTGGAGTGACATTAGTGAGGGCTAAATACAGCCCGGGTTATCACGAGATAGTCGGTGAGAAGCTCTCAAAGATACCCGGAGTCATGGCAGTTTACTTCGTCTTCGGGGATACTGATTTCGTAGTGATATCCAGGGCCGCGAATAGGGATGAGCTCATGGGCATAGTGGAGCAGATGATGAAGATAGAGGAGATAGAGAGGACCTCAACGATGGTAGTAGCGAAAGTTATAAAAGAGGATATGAAGATTCAGATATAA
- a CDS encoding CoA-acylating methylmalonate-semialdehyde dehydrogenase → MILEPPRSDYGVLKLFINGKWVESSSREYAEVYDPGLGKVIAKVPMATEAEVDEAVEAAYEAFKSWSKLPVPDRLQYIFKMKYLMEERKEIIARANTQNHGKVIRESRGDLRRSIENIEAAISVAYTLAKGEYQQEIAKGVDEVLIREPLGVFAIVSPYNFPVMIPFWFIPYALALGDTLVVKVSSTTPVPMVLVMEALASELPPGVLNVIYCDHKVGEHLVTHPLVEGTAFVGTSNAALRLYELSASRGKRFLGGGSAANYAVVMPDADLERTVHTLRDSKFGNTGQRCLAIQNIVLVGDIYDKFKEQFLNLAKEIRIGYGLDERSEMGPMASKKYRDNVIKMIEEGLKEGAKLVLDGRGVRVEEYPDGFYLGPTVLEGVTPDMKVAREEIFGPVANLLRADSLDQAIEWINENKYHHSASIFTRSGKYAREFLHNVYVGNVGINIGIAAPVGWFPFGGKRLAGVGSHHPQMDTVDFFTDRKVGIVRWF, encoded by the coding sequence ATGATATTGGAGCCGCCCAGATCTGATTACGGGGTATTGAAGCTCTTCATAAACGGGAAGTGGGTCGAGTCATCGAGCAGAGAGTATGCAGAGGTCTACGATCCCGGATTGGGCAAGGTGATAGCTAAAGTACCTATGGCGACTGAAGCTGAGGTAGATGAAGCTGTCGAAGCTGCTTACGAGGCGTTCAAATCCTGGAGCAAGCTCCCGGTCCCGGACAGGCTGCAGTACATATTCAAGATGAAGTACTTGATGGAGGAGAGGAAGGAGATAATAGCTAGAGCTAACACTCAGAACCACGGCAAAGTCATAAGGGAATCTAGAGGTGATTTGAGGAGATCTATAGAGAACATTGAGGCAGCTATATCAGTCGCTTACACTTTAGCGAAGGGCGAGTATCAACAGGAGATCGCTAAGGGAGTGGATGAAGTGCTCATAAGGGAGCCCCTGGGTGTCTTCGCTATAGTCAGCCCTTACAACTTCCCAGTTATGATACCCTTCTGGTTCATACCTTACGCCCTAGCCCTGGGAGATACTCTAGTGGTGAAGGTCAGCAGCACCACTCCCGTACCTATGGTGCTCGTCATGGAGGCCCTGGCCAGCGAGCTACCGCCGGGAGTCCTCAACGTAATATACTGCGATCATAAGGTGGGGGAGCATTTAGTGACACATCCCTTGGTCGAGGGCACCGCATTCGTGGGGACCAGTAACGCTGCCCTCCGCCTCTACGAGCTCTCAGCTTCCAGGGGGAAGAGGTTCTTGGGAGGGGGGAGCGCAGCTAACTACGCTGTAGTGATGCCGGATGCCGATCTCGAGAGGACTGTCCATACTCTGAGGGACTCCAAGTTCGGAAATACTGGGCAGAGGTGCCTAGCCATTCAGAACATAGTGTTAGTGGGAGATATCTATGATAAGTTCAAGGAGCAATTCCTGAACCTAGCTAAGGAGATAAGGATAGGATATGGGCTCGATGAGAGGAGTGAGATGGGTCCGATGGCCAGCAAGAAGTACAGGGATAATGTGATTAAGATGATAGAGGAGGGATTGAAGGAAGGAGCTAAGCTTGTTTTAGATGGGAGGGGAGTGAGAGTTGAGGAATATCCTGATGGCTTCTACCTCGGTCCAACGGTGCTAGAGGGCGTGACTCCAGATATGAAGGTAGCTAGGGAGGAGATATTCGGGCCAGTAGCCAACTTATTGAGAGCTGATAGCCTGGATCAAGCTATAGAATGGATAAATGAGAATAAGTACCATCATTCCGCCTCCATATTCACTAGGAGCGGGAAGTATGCTAGGGAGTTCCTGCACAACGTTTACGTGGGTAACGTGGGGATAAACATAGGGATAGCAGCACCAGTCGGTTGGTTCCCGTTCGGGGGCAAGAGGTTAGCAGGTGTGGGGAGCCACCACCCGCAGATGGATACAGTGGACTTCTTCACCGATAGGAAGGTAGGGATAGTGAGGTGGTTCTGA